TGTTCCGGCACCtctcagcaccacggacagcacCTGGAGTCCTGTGGGTCTGACCCAGGGTCaggcttggggggcggggaggaggggggaagtcACCTCTTTTCCTGCTAATCCCGAAAGCGCTGCCTCAGAGAATGATCTTCTCTTCCAgaaactctttttctttctcaatagGGTCCTGGAGTTTCTGCTCCTTCCTAAAGCCAGGAAATTCATATTAGGATCCATTTGATTGGGGAGGAGAATTCCCTTTTCTTAAGGCTTGTACATAATGAGTCATGATAATTCCACTACAGGAAAAAAAGGACTctgggaaaaccaagatggcgccataggttaaacacctaacccgcagccgggcacaacaatttcaaaaatacaactagaggtcagaacggtcatcgtccagaaccacaggaaagctggcggactgaaatgcccacagctggggagaaggagaaggccacggggacagtcgggggagccgcaaaagcctgaggtatggagaaacggacggagacacgagcacgcgcgcctgcggggaggatggagccggagaggaaggggcggctgacggcctggccggcgttcactggcaggaaggagataaaggctccggattgcgctgagcgccggctccgactgcactgaaccccattccgggcgaaaccctgggaagccaggcgcaggctgggggaatgaatctgggctgtggggcgcaggcacagaggtgcggcggaaggcagagctccagaggcgcgcgcaggaaagggcgcaaaggacggactgttgcctgcgccactgaactgccctagcgggaaggagacaagggctccggaccgtgctgaaccccagttccgactgcactgaaccccagttccgggcgaaaccctgggaagccaggcacatgctgggggaatgaatttggcctgtggggcagaggcacagaggagcggcggctccagaggcgcacacgggagggcgcgcagaggagggactgttgcctgcgccactgaatggccctgctgggaaggagacaaaggcgccagactgcgctgagacccagttccaactacattgaaacccagttccaggcagcgggcgaaactccagggcgcgtttctctcagaggtgtttgcaaggaatacagagggacacagacacaggagcctcatgtctcctgcacagcaactcttcctatatagacaaagagggtcctcatggacaattggcctggaggacaattcctcctagtgacaccaacaacaatcaagacttaactgtagatactcactcagtttcgcaactgcgccgcccccgcaggccgcccggcccggggcactggggacgccgcggcggcagcggcgcccggagcccggcggccgcccagcgcccatccccgccgcgaggcccccgcgcgcctggttctgcggccgcgcgccccgcacaccggacggaggcccgggcgccctctccgtgcacctcccggcgccactagacctcagtagagttgactgaattcaagggattaagaagaacaaattggggaattcgaaaaagatgacggcggaggtgaaggctgatgtgttgcctcacatggcagtttcggaaatacaactggaacatggactagtgagggtggcgactgctgctcgcgtctccccagaccgggcggctgctcctctcagtcagcaccgcagccggggccatgggctcgtgggcgccgcagcagctgctgtggcggcggccgcggactcggcgcagcggctctctgtgaaggaagagaccatctttctgcaggaggggcgcatccgcgccaccgacctggccgaactgcgcagtgagatcctcgaggccccggaggctgccaacaccaatttggaggattcttaggagttctcatcttacattcaagccctttaagccattttgacagaggagaatcaagaaggcggctaagttaaacaaaggaactgcgaactccaccgcgcacagcaatttcaggggcacgaatggaggacagagcctctgccatccagaactacaggagagatggctgaatggtagatttatagctaagagggaagaggaaaccagcgaatcggaggggatgaggtgtggaggcgcgtgggtctggttggtggcgggggaaaggggcttttgttccaaacctaggggagattagctctccatcacactgaaatccagcttctggggacccgtgggagacccagatgcctgcggggagaggcgggactcttgcggaggtgccaagcgcccctgggtctgggggaggccgcgctcccctgggtccgagtgaggccaggggtccatagatccaggtgaggcctcgcgcatctaggcccgggtgagcccaagtggccctgggtctgggagaggccaaacatccctgggtccaggtgagaccatgtgtccctggatcgggtgaggcctcgtgaacctaggcccgggtgagcccaagtggccctgggtctgggagaggccaagcgtcgctgggtccgggtgagaccatgtgtccctggatccgggtgaggcctcgtgcacctaggcccgggtgagcccaagtggccctgggtctgggagaggccaagcatccctgtgtccgggtgagaccatgtgtccctggatacgggtgaggcctcgtgcacctaggcccgggtgagcccaagtggccctgggtctgggagaggccaatcgtccctgggtccgggtgagaccatgtgtccctggatccagatgaggccttgtgcacctaggcccgggtgagcccaagtggccctgggtctgggagaggccaagcgtccctgggtctgggtgagaccatgtgtccctggatccgggtgaggcctcgagcacctaggcccgggtgaggccacgtgcccctgggtctggaaaagaccaagcgcccctgggtccaggtgagaccatgtgtccctggatccgggtgaggcctcgtgcacctaggcccgggtgagcccaagtggccctgggtctgggagaggccaagcgtccctgggtccgggtgagaccatgcgtccctggatccggatgaggcctcgagcacctaggcccgggtgagcccaagtggccctgggtctgggagaggcaaagcgtccctgggtccgggtgagaccatgtgtccctggatccgggtgaggcctcgtgcacctaggcccgggtgagcccaagtggccctgggtctgggagaggccaagcgtccctgggtccgggtgagaccatgcgtccctggatccgggtgaggcctcgtgcacctaggcccgggtgagcccaagtggccctgggtctgggagaggccaagcgtcgctgggtccgggtgagaccatgtgtccctggatccagatgaggcctcgtgcacctaggcccgggtgagcccaagtggccctgggtctgggagaggccaagcgtccctgggtacgggtgcgaccatgtgtccctggatccggatgaggcctcgtgcacctaggtccgggtgagcccaagtggccctgggtctgggagaggccaagcgtccctgggtccgggtgcgaccatgtgtccctggatccagatgaggcctcgtgcacctaggtccgggtgagcccaagtggccctgggtctgggagaggccaagcgtccctgtgtccgggtgagaccatgtgtccctggatccgggtgaggcctcgtgcacctaggcccgggtgagcccaagtggccctgggtctgggagaggccaagcgtccctgggtccgggtgcgaccatgtgtccctggatccagatgaggcctcgtgcacctaggtccgggtgagcccaagtggccctgggtctgggagaggccaagcgtccctgggtccgggtgagaccatgtgtccctggatccagatgaggcctcgtgcacctaggcccgggtgagcccaagtggccctgggtctgggagaggccaagcgtccctgggtccgggtgcgaccatgtgtccctggatccggatgaggcctcgtgcacctaggcccgggtgagcccaagtggccctgggtctgggagaggccaagcgtccctgtgtccgggtgagaccatgtgtccctggatccgggtgaggcctcgtgcacctaggcccgggtgagcccaagtggccctgggtctgggagaggccaagcgtccctgtgtccgggtgcgaccatgtgtccctggatccggatgaggcctcgtgcacctaggcccgggtgagcccaagtggccctgggtctgggagaggccaagcgtccctgtgtccgggtgagaccatgtgtccctggatccgggtgaggcctcgtgcacctaggcccgggtgagcccaagtggccctgggtctgggagaggccaagcgtccctgggtccgggtgcgaccatgtgtccctggatccagatgaggcctcgtgcacctaggtccgggtgagcccaagtggccctgggtctgggagaggccaagcgtccctgggtccgggtgcgaccatgtgtccctggatccagatgaggcctcgtgcacctaggcccgggtgagcccaagtggccctgggtctgggagaggccaagtgtccctgggtccgggtgaagccagagcctgggtccgggtgaggccgtgtgcccctggatccatccgggtgaggctgggtcccaggctcgggtgagaccacgcgccccttgggtatgggtgaggccacgtgccccttagtccgggtgacgccgtgcccctgggttcggccgagaccaaaccagagggagtcggacctccgttaccgccatttgtccaccatccagagctggggggtcagtgctgacatgtacacataaggaactactggacattgaaattgagtctcaaaagaactgttggtccagggggaagctcgctacagactgattcatttgcctgtcagcataactattattgctcgtctcacattcagtgcttattagtatatatctagtgacatatgatctcgctcatctaggggaaatgatgaacaacatagactgaggaacaagaacagaaccagaagcaaggaggcatcgatcggactatcgggcctcagagggaggataggggagggtagggggagggtggggggagggggagagttcaaccaaaggacctgtatgcatgcatataagcctatccaacggttaagttcaacaggggattggggcatgcgtggggagaggggtgggatgggaatggggggatgaggacaaatatgtgacaccttaatcaataaagaaatttaaaaaaaaaaaaaaaaaaaaaaaaaaaaaaaaaaaaaaaggactctgCCACCCCTACCACATCTAACTGAGGACAGCATTAGGGACTATCCTCCCCACCTTCTGTCCTTTGCTGAGGCACAGTTGGGCTAACTGTGGCCTTCAGGACAAGGGTCCAGACACTCAAACCCTATACTTTCTCCTATAAAGTATCCAGGCCTCCTCTCTAATACCCTTCAGGCTTCAGATTCTTTCCCGAGATGCAGTTCACCTGCTTCCCAGGCCCCACCTGTTCACCTGGTTTTGTATTCCATGTGTCTGTtttgtattccattttgtagCTGCCTGAGTCTGCTTACCTCAACCTCCATAAGCTACTCTTTGCCTGTAAGCTTGGTTCTTACCTGGGAGTCGGTACCAAAGGTGAATGAGGTGCAGGGGCTGAAACACAGGACAGGTGGTGATGGGggaagggaaaatgaaaagaaggaaCACTTAAAAGGGGAAAGGGATCTGGTGAGAGGGACAGAGACCAGGAAACAGGAGTCATAGTGGAAGGAAGCTGCTTTTCTTCAACTGGAATTCGGAAAGGTTCTGGCCAAGCTCCTTGCTGACGCCACCACTTTGCCTTTAGATGATCAGGACCAAGTGGGAGCGGGGCAGCTCTGGCCCTTCCAAGGACTTACCACCCTAGTCTTCCAGTACTTGCATGTTGTAGTCCAGCAGATTGTGCCCCAAGGTGAGTAGGAGCTGGAGAAGAAAGGCTGTGGCCTGGCCAGATAAGAGGGGAGTGGGGATAGTGAGGGGCTGTTTGATCTGAGAACGGGCTTCCTTCTTCAAACGTCTCCACTTGAAACTTTCCTGTCATGCTCACCTTATGGAGAAGGGGTGATATGAGAGTGGGGGTGAAGTTGGATGGGTGAAGCTGTTTGCCCTTGAACAATCTTGGGAAGGGCCCAACGGAGACTTCTAGAAGTAGCCCCTGAAAGAAGTTATCATCTAACTCTTTGGACTAGTCCCAACCCCTGGCCCTTGCTTAATTTTTCCAGGGCCAGGAATCTTCACATTCTCAgccaggaaaacacacacacacacacacacacacatgtctgaATAGGAAGAAGAGCAAATTGTATGACAAAGGAGAAGAGGAATGAAAGTGTAGAGAGTCCCTTGGAGACAGATGGCTGACCACTCCTTAGAGCAGAGTTTCATgaatgggaatgggggagggTCAGAGAAGAAACCTGCCTTGAGTTCacattactactactattactactggTGTCTAACATGTGTCTAATGCCttagagcaatggttctcaaagtgaaTCCTATGACCAGCAACATCAGGGAACTTATTAAAAatgctaattcttttttttaaaatatattttattgatttttcacagagaggaagggagagagatagagagctagaaacatcgatgagagagagacatcgaccagctgcctcctgcacaccccccaccggaggatgtgcccgcaaccaatgtacttgcccttgaccggaatcgaacctgggacctttcagtccgaagactgacactctatccactgagccaaaccagtttcggctaaaaaTGCTAATTCTTGAGCTTCACCcgagacctactgaatcagaaactctagggTTAGGGAACAGTAATCTGTATCTTAACAATAACAATCTGTATCTTTGGGAATCACTGCCTTAGAGTTTTGTAAGCACTCTCTACCTTcctaatctcatttaatcccacaATAGTATCAAATGAATCAGCAAAGAGACTATAATCCTAATCCTAACTGAATATTTATTACATGCCAGGCATTATCATAGGTAAAATTTTTataccatctcatttaattctctccaCAAACTGATTGTTCACCTACTTGAGGGAGAGGGGGACTATTGATCTCATCTGGTCCCTGGAGTGGGCTAGCGTGTCCCAGATGTCAATTCACTGCATCCTTTCACCCTGAACATTTGCTCTGGAAGGATGACATCACCCAGGATGTGATACCCAGAAGATGGAGCCTATCAGCAGACTCCACTCCCAAGATCCCTGTCTGAGGGATGGGCAGGTGGCCTTTCCCACAAAAATCACTGGGGTGAGGTATGTGAGGCCTATGGTCAGTCCATGCTGTCTGGCAGATAGACCGAGCAGTGAGGGACTAGGTTTTAAACCTATTGGTAAGATCTGCCAGAAACACATTGAGAATGGAGGTTCTGTCTGAGATCTGCAAGAAATAATTCCATGAATCATTAGTGATGTATGCAAAGGGAGAGGAAGTAGATGTTAGCAAGCCTAGGTTCCATTTACCATCCCTGTCTCTTTTGGGGGCAAGCAACTTTGACTCCTATTACCCAAGGTGAGACTCATGTGTCTTCCCAATAATTTTAAATCTCTGACTTTGAGTCCCATCTCTCCCTCTGGGGCCTTGCAACTCTTttctgcctcctttttttttttttttaattaaacaaatttattgattgatttttagagagagataaataaTTGATGTATTGTTccatttacttatgcattcactggttgatttttatatgtgccctgacctgggatcaaacctgcaaccttggtgtattggaacaaggctctaaccaactgagctatccagccagggccagctTCCTTCTTGACTCCTGTCTTCCCTCCTCACAGAGCCCAATGGTCAAGGTGAACAAGGATTGGTGCTTTACCTCCAAAGTGGCTTTGAAGGCTCTGAAACAACAGGTGACCAACCCTGTCAAGGTGAGGGGCTCATTTTTTCTAGGGAGGCTGGAACCCCAAGGACTTGTTTAAATGAGGGAGACAGGTATGAAGAAGAGAATGAGTACTGAGgcatgaatggataaacagaagAAAAGATCTTTTCTTCCCCAACTGAAGCATACCcccactttccttttctctctcacagATCACCTGTGAGTATCCATATGAGAGGTTGGAAGGGCAGGTGCTGGGAGCCTCTAAGGACAAAATGATCTATAGGATCATGTGTAGACATTGAAAATTGCAGTTTTCAAAATTAAGTAAAAGGTCCTCCTTGCCGagaccggttcggctcagtggatagagcgtcggcctgcggacggaggggtcccaggttcgattccggtcaggggcatgtaccttggttgcaggcacatccccggtggggtgtgtgcggg
This Eptesicus fuscus isolate TK198812 chromosome 11, DD_ASM_mEF_20220401, whole genome shotgun sequence DNA region includes the following protein-coding sequences:
- the RESP18 gene encoding LOW QUALITY PROTEIN: regulated endocrine-specific protein 18 (The sequence of the model RefSeq protein was modified relative to this genomic sequence to represent the inferred CDS: inserted 1 base in 1 codon) — its product is MRVQWGASAPSLELRLLLCFLLLNSRPGGCRDISGHDDQDQVGAGQLWPFQGLTTLVFQYLHVVVQQIVPQGLLWKDDITQDVIXQKMEPISRLHSQDPCLRDGQVAFPTKITGSPMVKVNKDWCFTSKVALKALKQQVTNPVKITCEYPYERLEGQVLGASKDKMIYRIMCRH